TCGCGCTCTCTTCGCCGCTCACGTATAGCGTCTTTTTGCCTTGGGCGGCGAAATTTGACGCGATTTTTAGCAGCAAGGTGCTCTTGCCGATGCCGGGACTTCCGCCGATTAGCACCAGCGAGCCTTCCACGACGCCGCCGCCAAGGACTAGATCCAGCTCGCTATTTTGCGTGCTGATGCGCGTGATTTTTTCGATCTCGACCTCGCTGATTTGCTTTGCGAGGCTGGGTTTTGCGGTGCTTTTTGATATCTCTTTTAGCGTTTCGATCTGCTGCGCATTTAGCTCTAAAAAGCTATCCCAAGCCCCGCATTGAGGGCATTTGCCGACCCATTTGCTCTGCTGATTGCCGCAGGCTTGACACTCAAATACGGTTTTAGTTTTCGCCATTTTTTTCCTTTGCGCGATTATACTTTAAAATGTTTAAATTTTACTCCAGCTACGCGGCTAAATTTCAAATCGAAACACGCGCGCGCGAAAAATGAGCAAATTTAACTCAAATCAACGGAAATTCAACTTTATCTAAATACAATTTGTCAAATTTAAAACTAAAATGGAGCGAAAATGAAACAAAATCTTAGCAAAAATCAGTTTATGGTCATCTCGCTCACGCTTTTTGCCATGTTTTTCGGCGCGGGGAACTTCATCTTTCCGCCAAATTTGGGGCGAGAGGCTGGGCAGAATTTTTACATCGCGATCATGTTTTTTTGCGCTACGGCCGTGCTTTTGCCGGTGCTTGGCGTTGCGGCGATCGCTAGAGCAAAAGGCCTTCAAAGCCTGGTACGCCGTATAGATCCGGTGTTTGCGGTGCTTTTTACAGCGCTTTTATACCTCACCATCGGGCCGCTTTTTGCAATACCTCGTGCAGCAAATATGCCTTTTGATATCGCGGTTAAGCCGTTTATCGCGGCTGAAAATTTGCAAATTTGGCTATTTATATACTCAGCTGCGTATTTTGCGCTAAATTATTACGTGTGTATGAATCCGTCAAAACTAGTTGATTTGCTCGGCAAATACCTCACTCCTATACTCTTGGCGCTTATTTTACTACTTTTTGGGGCTGGGTTTTTGTTCCCAATCGGGGAGTTTGTCGCTCCTAGCGGGGATTATGCGCAACACGCCGCAGCCAAAGGCTTTGTAGAAGGCTATCAGACTATGGATGCGCTAGCGTCGCTGGCATTTGGTATCATCGTAATAAACGCCATCAGAAGCGTCGGCGTAAAAGACGAGCGCCATCTGGTTTCATCAACGATAAAAGCCGGTATGACGGCAGGCGTGATTTTGATGGCGATTTATTTGATGCTTGGTTACTTGGGCGCCACGTCGGCGGAGCTTTTTAAGGATGCGCCGAACATAAACGGAGCTGAGCTACT
This window of the Campylobacter showae CSUNSWCD genome carries:
- the brnQ gene encoding branched-chain amino acid transport system II carrier protein is translated as MKQNLSKNQFMVISLTLFAMFFGAGNFIFPPNLGREAGQNFYIAIMFFCATAVLLPVLGVAAIARAKGLQSLVRRIDPVFAVLFTALLYLTIGPLFAIPRAANMPFDIAVKPFIAAENLQIWLFIYSAAYFALNYYVCMNPSKLVDLLGKYLTPILLALILLLFGAGFLFPIGEFVAPSGDYAQHAAAKGFVEGYQTMDALASLAFGIIVINAIRSVGVKDERHLVSSTIKAGMTAGVILMAIYLMLGYLGATSAELFKDAPNINGAELLSRISGHYFGKAGVLVLGSAFFLACITTTLGLISSASEYFEELTGGRIKYKIWVAAWCLIGFGVANFGLTTIIKGSIPVLVAIYPIAIMLIILSLINPLIDSSKLIYRTCVYVCVVVGTINGLDIAGVSVPLVTDLVKKLPFYDSMLGWIVPSAVAFAVTYILHLVLEKRENTF